A stretch of the Lolium perenne isolate Kyuss_39 chromosome 3, Kyuss_2.0, whole genome shotgun sequence genome encodes the following:
- the LOC127339103 gene encoding uncharacterized protein, translating into MDHTLIAGQGREDRLSRLGDGVLGHILSFLDAKEAARATTLSSRWRDILASVHTVSMEEPEGPIPEYDHGSRGYELREPDPTLPFTVVVTAALFARSRRPAPGAASPPLRALRVSMESYGGLDAFPVDQWVTYAVKHSAPELEVDLRVRRVPICHRPYAYHPAAPAAGSDGDTAVYGGKADVTPEEVDYSDDELDDTADAASTDDSSDETDSYWRRPPAVYTVHSRLFSCATLRSLRLGSCNLSPPAVISLPSLEALHLTHVPDEEEHVQRLISASPHLADLTLEACATVKVLSLLDNSCLRRLIILCCHNLATVTVDAQELHAFEYRGAVRGSSFLSIRGNGGGLPSIKSCKIDVCAVCVEKEATSEEELAALGSFLLPFASTTKRLQLRAARMGSCFVALPAFPAVRHLQLNGRVLRDDDPAAAIATTCTILRRAPDLELLTLFFEPAPLKSGYNKYLHRKRKVSKFVDAHHLHYNKYDTVDYETAAIPSCLGTRVRHIRLWHYQGGRAQRTLARFLLCNARVLEELYCEFAEGPLSIQTKLMREMEGWVVNVGASKEFL; encoded by the coding sequence ATGGATCACACGTTGATCGCCGGACAAGGGCGCGAGGATCGCCTGAGCCGGCTCGGGGACGGCGTGCTCGGCCacatcctctccttcctcgacgcCAAGGAGGCCGCGCGCGCCACCACGCTCTCGTCGCGGTGGCGGGACATCCTCGCCAGCGTCCACACCGTCTCCATGGAAGAGCCGGAAGGTCCCATCCCCGAGTACGACCACGGCTCACGCGGTTACGAACTCCGGGAGCCCGACCCGACGCTGCCCTTTACCGTCGTCGTCACCGCGGCCCTCTTCGCCCGCAGCCGCCGCCCGGCCCCCGGCGCCGCATCCCCGCCGCTGCGCGCCCTCCGCGTCTCCATGGAGAGCTACGGCGGCCTCGACGCCTTTCCTGTGGACCAGTGGGTCACCTACGCCGTGAAGCACTCCGCCCCCGAGCTCGAGGTCGATCTGCGCGTCCGCCGCGTTCCCATCTGCCACCGCCCCTACGCCTACCACCCCGCGGCTCCGGCTGCAGGCTCGGACGGGGACACTGCCGTTTACGGCGGGAAGGCTGACGTTACCCCCGAGGAGGTCGACTACAGCGACGACGAACTCGACGACACCGCCGACGCCGCCTCgaccgacgacagcagcgacgagacGGATTCGTATTGGCGTCGGCCGCCTGCAGTGTACACCGTCCACAGCCGGCTCTTCTCATGCGCGACGCTACGATCGCTGCGCCTCGGCTCCTGCAATCTCTCCCCACCGGCCGTCATCAGCCTACCGTCGCTGGAGGCGCTCCACCTCACCCACGTCCCCGACGAGGAGGAGCATGTCCAGAGGCTCATCTCCGCATCCCCGCACCTCGCCGACCTAACCCTCGAGGCCTGCGCCACGGTGAAAGTGCTGTCGCTCCTCGACAACAGCTGCCTCCGCCGACTTATCATCCTGTGCTGCCACAACCTTGCCACCGTCACCGTTGACGCGCAGGAGCTGCACGCCTTCGAGTACCGTGGTGCCGTCCGAGGCAGCTCGTTCCTCTCGATTCGCGGCAACGGCGGCGGACTACCATCCATCAAGTCGTGCAAGATCGACGTATGCGCGGTCTGCGTCGAGAAGGAGGCCACGTCCGAAGAGGAGCTCGCCGCGCTCGGTTCGTTCCTGCTGCCGTTCGCGTCCACCACGAAACGCCTGCAACTCCGCGCCGCTCGCATGGGCTCCTGCTTCGTGGCCCTGCCGGCGTTCCCGGCCGTCCGGCACCTCCAGTTGAACGGGCGTGTGCTGCGCGACGACGACCCTGCCGCTGCCATCGCCACGACGTGCACAATTCTCCGGCGAGCCCCTGACCTTGAGCTCCTGACCCTATTCTTTGAACCAGCACCTCTTAAGTCCGGCTATAACAAATACCTTCACCGAAAACGTAAGGTGTCGAAGTTCGTCGATGCGCACCATCTGCACTACAACAAGTATGACACTGTCGATTACGAGACGGCGGCGATCCCGTCGTGCCTGGGGACCCGGGTGAGGCATATCCGCCTGTGGCACTACCAAGGCGGTAGAGCGCAGAGGACGCTGGCCAGGTTCTTGCTCTGCAACGCTCGGGTTCTTGAGGAGCTGTACTGCGAATTTGCAGAGGGACCGCTGTCGATCCAGACGAAATTGATGCGCGAGATGGAAGGATGGGTGGTGAACGTGGGGGCCAGCAAGGAGTTCCTTTGA